The Plantactinospora sp. KBS50 sequence GCCGGTCGGGCCGCCGGAGCCCACCGGTACGCCGTCCGGGGACCGCTCCCGCCGGATCCAGGTTGCCAGCTCGGCGCGGTACGCCGGATCACGGTCCAGGACCCGGTCGGCGGAGCGCGCGATCGCGGCGACGGCGTTGACCGGGCCGGCCCCTACGACCAGGTCGAGCCAGGCGCCCTCGTCCCGGGCTGCCTCCAGCAGCCGCCAGCGGGCATCGGTCGGCACCGGATCGGGCCAGAACGGCGCCCGGTTGCTGTACCGCCGGGGCACGGCCGCGAACAGCGCCCGCTCCCGCGGCGTCGCCAGGCGGGGCTGGTCCGGGGCCAACCGGGCCACCAGGTCGGGTTCCCTCGGGTCCGGGCGCCGCGTCACCCGGGCCGGCACCCCGGCGACGGCGAGCGCCAACCGCAGGTTGAACACGGCCGCGCCGCCGGCGATCCGGGCCGCCCAGCCGGTCGGATCGGTGGCCGGCAGCCGACGCGCCGGGTCGAGGCGTACCTCGATGGTGCCGTCGCGCAGCGCGAACCGCCACGGCTGGCTGTTGTGCAACGACGGCGCCCGGACCGCGGCCGCGACCGCCACCCGGAGCTGTTCCTCGGTGTAGCCGTCAACGGTCATCGTGCGCCTCCCTGGGGGTCCGACCGCCGGATCTCGATCACCTCACCCGCGGGTCGTCGGGGAATCGCCGACAGGTCGTCCGGGCTGCCCACGCCGAGCCGGACCGTCAGGTACGGCTCGCCGAGCCCGGCCAGCAGGTCCCGCATCAGCCGGCGCGGCCAGGCGCGTTCGATGGCGTCCGACAGCGGCGCGGCGGACAGCCCCTCCACGACCGCGCCGAGCAGCAGCGCGGAGAGTCCCTCGCCGGCCGCCAGCCAGCCTGCCCGGTCGTCGCCGGGGCCGAACAGCACCGTGTAGCTGGCGCCGCGGTCGAACCCGGCACCGACCGCGAGTCCCGGCTCGGCGCCCAGCGCGTGATCCCGGACCGGCACCCGCCGCGGCGCCTGCTGGACGGCCACCGCCGCCGGCACGCCGTCCCCGGCCCGCCGGGCCGGTGCGTCCAGGAGGTCAGCTCGGCGCGGTACGCCGGATCGGCCAGCTCGGCCGCTGCCGCCTGGGCGGTGACCACGGCCAGCATCGGCATCTGGTCGGGGCGTACCTGGTGCAGCCCGACCCCCTCGGCGGACACGGCCGCCGCGAGCCGCCGCATCGCGTCGGGCGGCACCGGGGTGTCGGCGAAGGCCCGGCGGTCGGTGCGGCGCCGCGGGATCGCGGCGGCCAGCGCCCGGTCGCGCTCCGTGGGCCGGTACGCGCCGATGATCCGGATCCGGGCCAGCAGTTCCGGATCGGCCGGCTCGGGGAACCGGGCCACCTCGGCCTGGTACCCGGCGGCGGCGAGGGCGACCCGGGCGTGGTGCAGCGCCGCCCCGCAGCTGATCATGAGCAGTCGCCGGTCCGGATCGGTCACCGGCAGCGCGCGGGCGAGGTCGGCGCGCAGCTCCAGCACGCCGTCGTCGGATCCGCCGGTCCGGTCGACCCGCCACCGCCAGGGCTGGGTGTTGAACACCGAGGGAGCGTGCAGCGCCTGTCGGGCGGCGTCGGAGAGCGGCCCGCCGGCCTCGGGCGTCCACCGTGTGCTGGTCCGGGCCATCGGATCCTCCTCGCATCGGTCGCCCTGTCCCACCACCATGCGTTCGGGTCGGCGCCGCCGGGCAGGGCCGTCGGGCCCTTCGGCCCGGGACCTTCGGCAGCGCCCCGACGGACCCGGGACCTTCGGCCCGTGTACGACCGGGCCGGATGGGGGTAGAAACGGGGGATGATCCGCGTGTTCCTGCTGGACGACCACGAGGTCGTCCGCCGTGGCCTGGCCGACCTCCTGCAGTCCAGCGGCGACATCGAGGTGGTGGGCGAGTCCGGTTCGGCCGTGGCCGCCGCCGCCCGGATTCCGGCGCTGCGGCCCGATGTCGCGATCCTGGACGCGCGGCTACCGGACGGCAACGGCATCGACGTGTGCCGGGACGTGCGGGCCGTCGACTCCAGCATCAAGGGCCTCATCCTCACCTCGTACGAGGACGACGAGGCGCTGTTCGCCGCGATCATGGCGGGCGCCGCCGGCTACGTGCTCAAGCAGATCCGCGGCACGGACCTCGTCGACGCCGTCCGGCGGGTGGCCGCCGGCCAGTCACTGCTGGATCCGGCCGTCACCCAGCGCGTGCTGGAGCGCATCCGCAGCGGCGTGGAGCAGCCCCGCGAACTCCAGTCGCTGACCGAGCAGGAACGGCGGATCCTGGAGTACGTCGCCGAGGGGCTGACCAACCGGGAGATCGCCGGCCGGATGTTCCTGGCCGAGAAGACGGTGAAGAACTACGTCTCCAGCGTGCTGGCCAAGCTGGGGCTGGAACGGCGCACCCAGGCCGCCGTGCTGGCCACCCGGCTGCTGCGCCAGCAGCACCACTGAGCGGACGCCGCGGGACCGGCCGTGCCGGCGGCCGGCTCAGGCGCCGGCGTCGAGCGGGACCGTCCAGCACACCTCGGTGCCCCGCGGCTCGGCCCTGGCGATCTCGAACGTCCCGCCGTGCTGGTGGGCGCGTTCGGCGAGGTTGACCAGACCGCTGCGGGCCGCCGCCGGATCCGTGCCGACGCCGTCGTCGCGGACCGTCACCGACACCCGCCCGTCGTGCACGGCCACCGCCACCTGGACGTGCCCGGCCTGTGCGTGCCGGACGGCGTTGGAGAGCGCCTCGCGGAGCACGGCCAGCAGGTCCGCGCGTAGCTCGTCGGGGATCGCGCTGTCCACCGGGCCGGTGAGGTCCAGCGCCGGGCGGTAGCCGAGCAGCGCCGCGGCCTCCTCCAGGGTCTCCCGGATCTCGGTACGCAGCGTCGCGCTCATCGGGGTACGCAGCTCGAAGATGGTCCGCCGGATGTCCCGGATGGTGGTGTCCAGGTCGTCCACCGCCGCGTTGATCCGCTTCGCGATGTCCGCCCGGCCGGCCAGCGGGGCCGCGCTCTGCAGTTGCAGCCCGGTGGCGAACAGCCGCTGGATCACCACGTCGTGCAGGTCCCGGGCGATCCGTTCACGGTCCTCCAGCACCACCAGCAGTTCGCGCTCCTCCTGCCCGCGGGCGCGTTCCAGGGCCAGCGCGGCCTGGCCGGCGAAGCTGGTGAGCAGCGCCAGGTCCTCGTCGGAGGGCGCGCCCCGGTCCGGCTCGGGTGCCAGCACGAGCACGCCGTGCAGGGTCTCGGCGGCGGTCAGCGGCACGACCACGGCCGGCCCGTCCAGCACCGGCACCGGCCAGTGCGCCGAGGTGGCGAGGTCGTCGAGCAGCAGGTGCCGGCGCGCCGAGACCGACTCGGTGAAGGTCGTGTCGGCGGCCGGCAGCACCGCGCCGAGCAGCCCTTCCGGGGCGCCGGTGGCCGACTCCACCACCTCGACCGTGAACCGCTCGGCATCCTCGTCGTAGAGCAGCACCAGCACGAGCCGGGCCTCGGCCACCTCGCGGGCGCGCCGGGCCACCAGGCTCAGTGCGTCGGTACGGCGTACCTCGCCCAGCAGCACCCCGGTGATCTCGGCGGCCGCGGCGAGGAACCGCTCCCGGCGGTGCGCCAGGGCGTAGAGCCGGGCGTTCTCGATCGCCACGCCGGCCGCGGCGGCCAGCGCCACCACGATCTCCTCGTCGTCCTCGGTGAACTCGACCGCGCCCTGCTTCTCGGCCAGGTAGAGGTTGCCGAAGACCTGGTCGCGGATGCGCACCGGCACGCCGAGGAAACTGTGCATCGGCGGGTGGTGCGCCGGAAAGCCGTACGAGCTGGGATGCCGGGTGATGTCCGGCATCCGCAGCGGTTTCGGATCCTCGATCAGCAGGCCGAGCACGCCGCGGCCGTGCGGCAGGTCGCCGATCTCGGCCTGTAGCTCCTCGTCGATCCCGTGCACGATGAAGTTGCGCAACTGGGTGCGGTCGGGGCCGATCACGCCGAGCGCGCCGTACCGGGCGCCGACCAGGTCGCACGCCGCGGCGACGATCCGGCGCAGCGTGGACCACACGTCCAGGTCGGTGGAGATGCCGACCACCGCGTCGAGCAGGGCGCGCAGCCGCTCGCGGCTGTTCACCACCTCGCCGACCCGGTCGAGCATCTCCTGCAGCAGTTCGTCGAGTTGGACCCGGGACAGTGGGCTCAGGCCCAGTGACGGGGCCGCGTGCTCCTCACCCGCATTGGTCTCGGCCGGCATGCGGTGATCGTATCGTCGGCTTCGCCGGGGGTGGGGGGCCGACCGTCACCCGGCGTCGCCGCGGACCGCCGAGGTGTCGATCACCTGGTCGAGGGGGAGCCGCGGGGTGTGTGGCGGCCCGGCGTGCTCCGGGCTGGCGATCCCGAGCCGGAGCACCAGGTAGGGGTAGCCCATTCCGGACAGCGCCCGGCGCAGGATCTCCCGGGTCGCGGTGACCTCGACCACCCAGCTCAGCGGCACCACGGAGATCCCCAGGCCGGTGGCGGTGAGCCAGGCCGCGGAGAGCGCCTCGCCGCCGGCCAGCCAGCTGGCCGGCTCGTCGTCGTCGCCGTACAGCAGGGCGTAGGTGGCGGCCCGGTCGTGGCCCGGCCCCATCGGCAGCGATCCGCTGCCGAAGTCGCGGCCGGGCACGGTGCTCTGGGCCGGCTCGTCGGGCAGCACCTCGGGCGGCAGCCCGGTGCCGGCCGGTACCGCCCGGCTGGTCCAGTACGCCAGTTCCTCGCGTACCTGCGGGTCGTCGGCCTCGGCCTCGGCGGCCCGGCCGGCGGTGGCGGCGACGTCCAGGATCTCGTCCGAGCCGAGGATCTGGAGGTGGGCGTACTCGTCGGCGGCCTTCCGGACGGCCTCGATCCCGGAGGCGGGCACAGGTTCGTCGCTGACCGGGCGCCGGTCGGTGTGCCGCACGCTCATCGACTGGACCAGCCGCATCGCCCCGTCGGTGGGTGCCTCGTGGCCGGTGGGGATCACCGTGGCCAGCAGGTCCGGCCGGTCCGGGTCGGGGAGGCGTTCGATGCGTACCTGCCAGCCCTCGGCCCGCAGCGCCAGCGCCGCGTGGTGCAGCCCGGTGCCGCAGCTGATCAGCAGCAGCCGCCCGCCCGGGTCGATCGCCGCGAGCTGCCGCTCCCGTACGGCGTGCAGCTCCAGCCGGTCCGGCAGCACCCGCCAGCGCCATGGCTGGGTGTTGTGCACGCTCGGCGCGTGGCCCGCCGCGGCGGCGGCCTGGGCGAGGGCGGTCGGTACGGTGCCGGCGGCTACCGGTGGGACCTCGGTCATCGGCGCGGGACCTCCTCGACTTCCTGTCGATTCTCGTACGGGCCGGGCGACTGCGGCCGGCGCGTCCTGTCGGGGCCGGCCCGTCCCGCCCCGTCCGCCTTAACCTAGTCCGTCCCGCACCCGCGCCGCCCGCACACCCACTCACACCCCACCTGGCTCGATCAATGCGGGCTTGTTGGGCCATTCGGGCTCCGCGCCGGGCGGCCGTTGCGACGATCGAGGACATGAAGGCGTTGGTGTACGAGGGCCCGGGTCGCCGGTCGTGGACCGACGTGCCGGATCCGGGTGTGCACGATCCCACCGACGCGCTGCTGCGGATCGACACGGTCACCATCTGCGGCACCGACCTGCACATCCTCGGCGGCGACGTACCGGAGGTGGACCCCGGCCGGGTCCTCGGGCACGAGGCCGTCGGGACCGTGCTGGAGGTCGGTCCGGCGGTGGGCAGCGTGCGCCCGGGTGACCGGGTGCTCGCCTCGTGCATCTCGGCCTGCGGCCGGTGCCGCTACTGCCGGCAGACCCGGTACGGCCACTGTCTCGCCGGCGGCGGCTGGCTGCTGGGTCACTCGGTCGACGGGGTGCAGGCCGAACTGGCCCGGATCCCGTTCGCCGACCTGTCGCTGTACCGCCTGCCGGAGAGCGTGCGGAACGAGGACGCGGTGCTGCTGGCCGACATCCTGCCCACCTCGTACGAGGTGGGGGCGCGCAACGGGCAGGTGGCCCCCGGGGACACCGTGGTGATCGTCGGCGCCGGCCCGATCGGGCTGGCCGCCATCCGTGCCGTCCGGCTGTTCTCCCCGCTGCGGGTCGTGGTGGTGGAGCCGGCCGAGCCGCGCCGGCAGGCGGCGCAGCGCTTCGGCGCGGACCTCGTGCTGGCGCCCGGGGACGGGCTGCGGGACCGCGTGCACGAACTCACCGACGGCCTCGGCGCGCACGTGGTGCTGGAGGCGGTGGGCCGGGCGGCGACCTTCGAGCTGTGCGCGGAACTGGTCCGGCCGGGTGGCCGGCTGGCCAGCATCGGGGTGTACGGCGAGCCGGCCATGCTGCACCTGGAGCGGCTCTGGGGGCCGATCTCACCGTCACCACCGGGCTGGTCGACACGTACTCCATCCCGACCCTGCTGGCCCTGGTGGCGACCGGCCGGCTGGACCTGGCCGGCCTGATCACCCACCGGTTCGCCCTGGGCGACATCATGGCCGGGTACGACGTGTTCGCCGACGCGGCCACCAGCGGCGCGCTCAAGGTCGCGCTGAACCGGGCGTGAGCACCGGCGACGCAGCCCAGCGGGGGAGCACCGACCGGCCCGGCGACGGCGGGCCGGCCGGCCGCGGCGACGGGTCCGCCGGCAGGAACTGGCGGCGGTGGGAGTGGACGCCGCTGATCGCGCTGGTCGCCGTGGTGGCCGCCGGGGCGCTGCTGTGGCTGCTCGGGCGGCGGACGACCGCGAACTGGGTCTGGGCGGCGGCCACCGCCGGCACGTTGGCACCCACCGCGTACCTGGTGCTGCGGGCGCTGCTGCGCCGCGAGTTCGGGGTGGACGTCATCGCTGCGCTAGCCCTGGCCGGGGCGCTGGTGGTGCAGGAGTACCTGGCCGGCGCGGTGATCGCGCTGATGCTGGCCACCGGGCGGACCCTGGAGGCGTACGCCGAACGGCGCGCCACCCGGGACCTGCACTCGCTGCTGTCCCGGGCGCCCCGGACCGCCCGGCGGCGGTCCGGCGACGGCCACGGCGCCGGCGACGGCCACGGCGCCAGCGGCGGCCACGGCGGCGGCCACGGCGGCGGCGGCGACCACGGCGCCGGCGAGGTGGTCGTGGTGGACCTCGCCGAGGTGCGGCCGGGGGATCGGCTGCTGGTCGGGCCGGGCGACGTGGTGCCGGTGGACGGCGACCTGGAGGATCCGGCGACTTTGGACGAGGCCGTGGTGACCGGCGAGTCGCGGCCGGTGGACCGCGGCCCCGGCGACCGGGTGGCCAGCGGGGTGCTCAACGCGGGCGCCGCGTTCGGGCTGCGGGCCGCCACCACCGCCGAGCGCAGCACGTACGCCGGGATCGTCCGGCTGGCGCAGGAGGCCACCCGGCGCAAGGCCCCGATGGTCCGGCTGGCCGACCGGTACGCGGCGGCGTTCGTGCCGTTCACGCTGGTGCTGGCCGGGGCGGCGTGGGCGGCCTCGGGCGAGTTCCTGCGCGCCGTCGCCGTGCTGGTGGTGGCCACGCCCTGCCCGCTGCTGCTGGCCACGCCGATCGCGATCGTCAGCGGGCTGTCCCGGGCGGCCCGCCGGGGGTGCTGATCCGCGACGGCGGGTCGCTGGAGGTGCTCGGCCGGGCCCGGACGCTGCTGGTGGACAAGACCGGCACGCTGACCACCGGCCGGCCGCGGATGTCGGACACGGTCACCGCGCCCGGCCGCGACCCGGACGAGGTGCTCCGGCTGGCCGCCTCGGTGGAGCAGCTGTCCACGCACGTGCTGGCCGCGGCCGTGGTCCGGGAGGCGCGCGAGCGGGGGCTGCCGCTCGTCGTGCCGGCCGACGTGACCGAGGAACCGGGGCACGGCGTGGGCGGCCGGGTGGACGGCCGGAGGGTACGGGTGGGGCAGCTCACCGGCGCGCCCCCGGAGTGGGCGGCCGGGCACCGCCGGGTCGCCGAGGAGCAGGGGTCCTCGCTGGTCTGGGTGAGTCTGGACGGCGGACCGGCGGGCGCGCTGCTGCTGTCCGATCCGGTCCGCTCCGACGCGGCCGGGACGACCCGGCGGCTGCGCCGGGCCGGGTTCTCCCGGCTGGTGATGGTGACCGGGGACCGCCCCGGGGTGGCCGAGCGGGTGGCTCGCGAGGTGGGTGTGGACGATGTGGTGGCGCACTGCTCGCCGGCCGAGAAGGTGGCGCGGGTCCGTGCCGAGGCGGACCGGTCGGTGACGGTGATGGTGGGGGACGGCGTGAACGACGCCCCGGCGCTGGCCGCGGCGCACGTCGGGGTGGCCATGGGCGCCACCGGCGCCACCGCCTCGGCGGACGTGGCCGACGCGGTGCTCACGGTGGACCGGCTGGACCGGCTCGCCGACGCCGTGGAGATCGCCCGGTACGCCCGGCGGATCGCCGTGCAGAGCGCGCTGGTCGGGATGGGGCTGGCGGTGCTGGCCATGATCGCGGCGGCGGCCGGCCGGCTGCCACCGGTGGCCGGGGCGTTCCTTCAGGAGGGGATCGACGTCGTGGTGATCCTCAATGCGCTGCGTGCCCTGCGCGCCGGGGTCGGCGGGCCGCCGCGGCGGTGACGCCCCGGCGGCTGCGACCGGTCCGCCGGGCGGCGGTCGACCGGTCCGGCGGGCGGCGGGCGGCGGTCGACCGGGTCGCCATCGGGTGCGGCCGGTGCGCCGGGTGTCACGGCTTGCGGCCCACCGCACCCCAGATGGCCACGTCGCGGGGATCCGGCCGCTCGTCGTCCGGCTCGGGCCGCCACTCGCTGACCGGTACGACGCCCGGTTCCAGGATGTCGAGATCGTCGAACAGGGCGGTGAACTCGGCCCGGTCCCGGGTCCACACGTCGGACCGGCCCTCGTCGCGCATCCGGCGGTGCGCCGCCTGGTGTTCCGGCGGCGAGAAGTCGAGCGTGGCGTGCGTGGCCACCAGGTAGCTCCCGCTGGGCAGCGCGGACAGCAGCCGCTTCACCAGCGGCTGCGCGGCGCCCTCGCCGGGTACGAAGTGGAGCACGGCGACGAGCATCAGCGCCACCGGCCGGGACAGGTCCAGCGTCCCGCGCAGCGACGGGTGCGCCAGGATCACCTCGGGCTCCCGCAGGTCCGCCTCGATGTACGTGGTCCGGCCCTGCTCGCTGCTGGTGAGCAGGGCGCGGGCGTGCGTCATGACCAGCGGATCGTTGTCGACGTACACGATCCGGCTCTCCGGCGCGACCCGCTGGGCGACCTCGTGGGTGTTGTCGGCGGTCGGCAGGCCGGTGCCGATGTCGAGGAACTGCCGGATGCCGGCCTCCGCCGCCAGGTGGCGGGTCGCCCGCTGGAGCATCGCGCGGTTCGCCCGGGCGCCGATCCGCACCCCGGGGAAGCGCCGCGCGAACTCGTCCGCGGACTCCCGGTCGGCGGCGAAGTTGTCCTTGCCGCCGAGCCAGTAGTTGTACCGCCGGGCCGGATGTGCAACTGACACGTCGAAGGCCGCCCTCTCCGGATTGCGCTCGCCCATGTTCTCCCCGTCCGTCGGAGCCGTCATGCTACCGCCGAGTCGCGGTTGCCGGGAGCATCGGCCGGGTACGTCCCGGCGCCCGGATCGCCCGCCGCACCGCCCGATCATGCGGCCCGCCCGAGCACCCGGTCGGGGTGCTCGGGCGGGCCGGATCTCGTACGGGCTACCCGGCGGCGGGCGGGTCCTGTCCGGCCAGCTCCCGGACCACCGCGATCGGGCAGTGGGCGTGCTGCAGGAGCTGCTGGCTCACCGACCCGAGCAGCAGGCCGGTGAAGCCGCCGCGGCCACGGGAACCCACCACCACCAGGGCGGCGTCCCGGCTGCGCTGGATGAGCGCCTCGGCCGCAGATCCGAGGACGACCTCGGTGCTGACCTCCAGGCCGGCCGCGGATGACCGGTGGACCAGGTCGTCCAGCGCCGCCTGCGCGCGGGCGACCACGGCGCCGGCGTCCCGGTCCGCCGGGTCGGCGGGCCAGTCCTCCGGCGCGGGCAGCGCCCGGACCACGGACAGCCGCAGGCCGCGGGCGGTGGCCCGGCCGGCCGCGAAGTCCAGGGCACGCAGCGAGTGCTCCGACCCGTCGACGCCGACCAGGACGGGTCCGCTCGGCACGCCCGGGCCCTCCCGGACGACCACCACCGGGCAGTGCGCGTGGGCGGTCAGCGCCACCGTGGTGGAGCCGGTGAGCAGGCCGGTGAAGCCGCCGTGTCCGCGGCTGCCCAGCACCAGCATGGCGGCCCCGGCCGAGGCGTCCAGCAGCCGGCTGACCGGCGGCCCGTCGAGCACCTCGGCGCTCACCGAGACCCCGGGGTGGCTGCCGGCGGCCTTGGCCACCGCGTCGTCGAGCAGCTCGGCCACCCGGCGCCGGGCCTCGGCGTCGCCGGTCATGTTCGGCGGTACGCCCATGCCCACGGCCGGGCCGAGCCAGCTGTACGCGGTGAGCCACTCGAACCCGTACCCGAGCCGCACCGGGCCGCCGGTGCGGGCCGCCTCGTCCAGCGCCCAGGCCAGGGCGAGGTTGGCACCGGCCGAGCCGTCGTACCCGACCAGGATGGTCTTCTCGTTCGTCATCGCCGCTCCTTTCCTTCGCCCGGGCCGGCCGAAGGGGCGCCGGTCCGGGTTGGCGTGGTCGTCCGGCTGCGCCGGTCAGGCCGGGGAGACCTCGGTCCCGTGCCAGCGCCACTCGGCGACCATGGGGGCATCCTCACCGTACCGGCGGGTGTGGTCCCGGCACGCCTGCCGGGCGTCGACCATCTCCTGCCGCAGGTGGGCCGCCCGGGTGGCCAGCCCCGGGACCCGGTCGATGACGTCGATGACCAGGTGGAACCGGTCCAGGTCGTTGAGCATCACCATGTCGAACGGGGTGGTGGTGGTCCCCTCCTCCTTGTACCCCCGCACGTGCAGGTTGTGGTGGTTGGTCCGCCGGTAGGTGAGCCGGTGGATCAGCCACGGGTAGCCGTGGTACGCGAAGATGATCGGCTTGTCGGTGGTGAAGATGGTGTCGAACTGCCGGTCCGGCAGGCCGTGCGGGTGCTCGCTCTCCGGTTGCAGCCGCATCAGGTCGACCACGTTGACCACCCGTACCTTCAGTTCCGGCAGGTGCTGCCGGAGCAGGTCGGCGGCGGCCAGGGTCTCCAGCGTCGGTACGTCGCCGGCGCAGGCCAGCACGACGTCCGGCTCGGCGTCGGTGTCGGTGCTGGCCCAGTCCCAGATGCCCAGCCCGCGCCGGCAGTGCATGATCGCGTCGTCCATGGACAGCCAGTTCGGCGCCGGCTGCTTGCCCGCGACCACCACGTTGATGTAGTGCCGGCTGCGCAGGCAGTGGTCCATGGTGGACAGCAGGGTGTTCGCGTCCGGCGGCAGGTAGACCCGGACCACCTCGGCCTTCTTGTTGACCACGTGGTCGATGAAGCCGGGATCCTGGTGCGAGAAGCCGTTGTGGTCCTGCCGCCAGACGTGGCTGGAGAGCAGGTAGTTGAGCGAGGCCACCGGCCGGCGCCACGGGATGTGCCGGGTGGTCTTCAGCCACTTGGCGTGCTGGTTGAGCATCGCGTCGACGATGTGGATGAACGCCTCGTAGCTGGTGAAGACCCCGTGCCGGCCGGTCAGCAGGTAGCCCTCCAGCCAGCCCTGGCACAGGTGCTCCGAGAGCACCTCCATGACCCGGCCGTCCGGGGCGAGGTGGTCGTCCCCGGGCAGCGTCTCGCCGAGGAAGGCCCGGCCGGTGACCTCGAAGACCGGGTCCAGCCGGTTGGAGGCCACCTCGTCCGGCCCGAACACCCGGAACCGGTCCGGGTTGGCCGCCACCACGTCCCGCAGCCACCTGCCGCTCGGCCCGATCAGACCGACGACCGGTTCGCCCGGCCGCTCGACCGGTACGGCGTAGTCGCGGAAGTCGGGCAGTACCAGGTCGCGCAGCAGCACGCCGCCGTTGGCGACCGGGTTGGCGCTCATCCGCGCGTCGCCGCGCGGCGGCAGTCCGGTCAGCTCGGCGACCGGCGCGCCGGTGGCGTCGAACAGTTCCTCCGGGTGGTAGCTGCGCAGCCACTTTTCCAGCTCGGCCAGGTGCTCCGGGTTGTCCCGTACCCCGGCCAGCGGCACCTGGTGGGCCCGGAAGGTGCCCTCGACCTGGCGTCCGTCCACCTCGTGCGGTCCGGTCCACCCCTTCGGGGTACGCAGCACCAGCATCGGCCAGCGCGGCCGGCTGACCGGTCCGCCGCCGCGGGCCCGGTGCTGGATGTCCGCGATCTCGTCCAGCGCGCTGTCCAGCGCGGCCGCGAGCGCCTGGTGCACCTGCACCGGGTCGTCGCCGGCCACCACGATCGGCCGGTAGCCGTAGCCGCGCATCACCGAGAGCAGATCCTCCTCGGGGATCCGCGCCAGCACCGTCGGGTTGGCGATCTTGTAGCCGTTGAGGTGCAGGATCGGCAGCACGGCCCCGTCCCGGGCCGGGTTCAGGAAGACGTTCGACAGCCAGCTCGCGGCCAGCGGACCGGTCTCCGCCTCGCCGTCGCCGATCACGCACGCCACCAGCAGGTCCGGGTTGTCGAAGGCCGCGCCGTAGGCGTGCATCAGCGAGTAGCCCAGCTCGCCGCCCTCGTGGATGGAGCCCGGCACCTCGGGGGCGACGTGGCTGGGGATGCCGCCGGGGAAGGAGA is a genomic window containing:
- a CDS encoding phosphoketolase, translating into MESETAAPARPPLTDDELRRLDAYWRAANYLTVGQIYLLDNPLLREPLSPDNIKPRLLGHWGTSPGLNLLYAHLNRTIVQRDLNAIYVTGPGHGGPAIVANTWLEGTYSERYPSVSRDEAGMARLFRQFSFPGGIPSHVAPEVPGSIHEGGELGYSLMHAYGAAFDNPDLLVACVIGDGEAETGPLAASWLSNVFLNPARDGAVLPILHLNGYKIANPTVLARIPEEDLLSVMRGYGYRPIVVAGDDPVQVHQALAAALDSALDEIADIQHRARGGGPVSRPRWPMLVLRTPKGWTGPHEVDGRQVEGTFRAHQVPLAGVRDNPEHLAELEKWLRSYHPEELFDATGAPVAELTGLPPRGDARMSANPVANGGVLLRDLVLPDFRDYAVPVERPGEPVVGLIGPSGRWLRDVVAANPDRFRVFGPDEVASNRLDPVFEVTGRAFLGETLPGDDHLAPDGRVMEVLSEHLCQGWLEGYLLTGRHGVFTSYEAFIHIVDAMLNQHAKWLKTTRHIPWRRPVASLNYLLSSHVWRQDHNGFSHQDPGFIDHVVNKKAEVVRVYLPPDANTLLSTMDHCLRSRHYINVVVAGKQPAPNWLSMDDAIMHCRRGLGIWDWASTDTDAEPDVVLACAGDVPTLETLAAADLLRQHLPELKVRVVNVVDLMRLQPESEHPHGLPDRQFDTIFTTDKPIIFAYHGYPWLIHRLTYRRTNHHNLHVRGYKEEGTTTTPFDMVMLNDLDRFHLVIDVIDRVPGLATRAAHLRQEMVDARQACRDHTRRYGEDAPMVAEWRWHGTEVSPA